In Clostridium ljungdahlii DSM 13528, the genomic window TAGTTCCACCTCTTACGGCATGAATGCCTATTTCGTTGTGAACTCTCTTTCTAACTCCTTCTCTTCCATTTACATAGTCCACCTTTTCTGGTATACAATCCTTTATTGTATCTGCTAAAAGTAATGCTGTTCCACTTGGAGCATCCACTTTTTGATTATGATGTTTTTCTATTATCTCTATATCAAAGTTTTTATATAAAAGAGCACTTACATCTTTTAATACTTTATTTATGACATTTATACCTATAGACATATTGGCAGATCTGAAAATTGGAATAGACTTTGAAGCTTCCTCAATTTTTTTAATTTGTTCTTCACTATATCCTGTAGTGCAAAATATAATTCCAATATTATGTTTCTTACCATATTGTAGAAGTGAATCCAAGGAATCCGGTCTTGAAAAGTCTAATATTACATCTCCTTCTACATTACATTCTGATATATTGGCAAACACAGGGAATGCTGATTTTTCATCCTTCTTATCTACTCCTGCAGATATGGATAAGTCCGGGAAATCCTCTACTAAATTGGTTATTACTTTTCCCATTTTACCATTACATCCACTTAGTATAATTTTAATCATTTAAACCTCTCCTTAAATTATTTAATAATCATTAACTACAAAGTCATATATTGATTAACGTGAAAGAAATAAATCTTTCACGTTAAATTAAAGAAAGCTAGCTTTCGTTTTACACAATAATTTAAATAGACTTGTTTTTTATTTTAAAAGTCCATAGTTTTTAAGCTCTGATTTTAAAACATCCAAATTTTCCTTAGACATGTCACAAAGTGGAAGTCTTAAATTTCCAACATTCATATTCAAAACATTCATAGCAGTTTTTATAGGTATAGGATTTGTTTCTATGAACATAGTATTCATAAGTGTAAGAGCTTTTAATTGCATCTTTAGTGCTTCTTTTACATTTCCCTCTAAAAATAATTTACACATATCATGCATATCTTTAGGAATAATATTTGCAAGAACAGATATAACTCCAAGCCCTCCTAAAGACATTATAGGAACTGTCTGATCATCATTTCCAGAATATAAATCAATATCATCCCCGCATAGAGCTTTCATTTTAGCAATTTGACTTATATTTCCACTGGCTTCTTTAACAGCTACCACATTATCTAATTTGCATAATTCTTTTAAAGTTTTAGGCTGTATATTTAATCCTGTTCTTCCAGGTACATTATATACTACAATAGGAGTTTTTATAGCTGAGGACACTGCCTTAAAATGCTCTATCAATCCCTTTTGTGTAGTTTTATTATAGTAAGGTGTAATTACAAGAACTCCATCTACTCCTATACTTTCTGCCCACTTGCTCATGTTTACGGCAGATTCTGTACAATTACTGCCTGTTCCTGCGATAACTGGTATTCTCTTATTAACAGTATCTACTGTAAATTTTATTGTATCTTTTCTTTCCTTTTCAGTCATAGTGGAAGCTTCACCTGTAGTCCCACAAATTATTATTGCATCTGTACCTGATTTTATTTGCCACTCAAGCAACTCTTTTAATTTATCAAAGTCCACCCCATTATCATTAAATGGGGTAATAATAGCTACCCCTGAACCTTTAAATAAGCTCATTAAAAGCACCCCTTCTCAATTCAAATTTAATATGCTTATCATCTTAAAATATATTGTTATTTATCCTTAATTATGCATTCTGCTATTTGAACAGCATTAGTAGCAGCACCTTTTCTTATGTTATCTGCTACGACCCATAGATTTAATCCATTATCTACGCTAAAGTCTCTTCTTATTCTTCCTACAAATACTTCATCTTTTCCTGCTGCCTCTATTGGCATTGGATATACTAAATTGTCCACATCATCTTTTAACACTACTCCAGTAGCATTCTTGTACAATTCAAAAATATCCTCTATTTTAAAGTCTTTTTTAAGCTCTACATTTATACTTTCACTGTGAGAATAAGTTACTGGTACTCTTGCTGTAGTAGCTGTAACTCTCAAAGTATCATCATGTAATATTTTTCTTGTTTCATTTACCATTTTCATTTCTTCTTTAGTGTATCCATTTTCCAAAAATACATCTATATGAGGAAGTATATTTCCTGCTATTGGATATGGAAATTTCTTAGGTGCATTTCCCTTATATCCTTCTAGTAAATCATTATATCCTCCCATTCCAGCGCCAGATACAGCCTGGTATGTAGAATATACAATTCTTTCTACTCCATATTTATCATAAAGAGGTTTAATTGCCACTATGGCTTGTATAGTTGAGCAATTAGGATTTGCAATTATACCTTTATTCCATTTTATATCCTCTGGGTTTACTTCAGGAACTACCAAAGGTACCTCTTTATCCATTCTCCAAGCACTACTATTATCTATAACTACTGCACCATATTTTGAAAATATAGGTGCAAATTTAAGGCTTACACTTCCACCTGCTGAGAAAAGAGCAATATCTATTTTTTTATTTTTTATGTTATCTTCCTTTAATTCCTCTACAGTATAATCTTTATCCTTAAATTTTAATATTTTCCCACTTGATTTAGCAGATGCAAACAAATACAATTTTTCTATTGGAAAATCTCTTTCTTCCAGCACCTCTATAAATTTTCTTCCTACCATTCCAGTACAGCCAACTACTGCCACGTTACAACTCATTTTAATATTCCTCCTAAAAATTTTATAATATAAATTGATTAAATATTTAAGTTTAAGATCTATTATTAAATATAATACCATGATATCTTAATAAAGATAACCTATTTAATTTTAAATATATCTTACTAAATATTTTACACTAAACTTTTGAAATATGTTCATAGAAATAAATATTATTGGGAATTAAAAATAGCGCATACTTCATACTGGTTAATACATTATATGCAACATATAATGCACTTTAGAATAAAATTAATTGTTTTGGTTTAAAATTCAAATAATAATTCTACTTGGGAAACTTATTTAATCACCATAATATTCCTATAGTTATGTGCATGTCATTGAAATTGCTCCTTTAAATGTATATTATATTTAAAATATATACTATAATTATTATAGTATATTATGTATTTATCCGATGGCTACCCACTCTACACTTATCCAAGTAGGATTAAAGAGCGGGTACATCCCTAGGTAACGATTTCTAGGTATCAAATGGAGTTAAAAACTCCATCTGATGCCAAGAACTCTGTTTATTCTATAATAATTATAGTATGTATAAATCTCGCTTTTGGGGTAAAAATAATCTATAGTAAAAGTGGGAGGATGGTATCAATGTCAAAAACGCCCTTAAAAAAAATCATAAAAGCAAAATTGAAATCAAACAGAGAGCTTACAGAAGCTGAAAAACTTAGAGAAAAATTAAAATATGAAATAGCTGAAGAACTAGGATTAAAAGATAAAGTTAATTCATTTGGCTGGAGCAGTTTAACAGCTGAAGAAACCGGAAGAATTGGTGGCATGATGACTAAGAGAAAAAAAGAATTAAATATACCTAAAAATGAAAGTATAATAAACCATAGTAAAAGCAAAGACAAACAATAAATTTGACTTATACCTCAAAAATATATAATATTAATTGATAAATACAATTTTACCTTTTTTAACTTTAAACACCTATAAAAATACCTGTAAGAAGGGAGTTAAAGACCGTTATGAAAATTTCACAACGGAAACAAAAATGAACTGCTATGGAAAATTTGCTCATATATATGACAATCTAATAAACAGCGATATAGATTACAGCACATGGGCTAAAAAAATTATGAACATATATGAAAAATTAAATATAGATAGAGAAAATTATTTGGATTTAGCTTGTGGTACAGGTAATATGACAGAAAAGTTGGCACTTTATTTTAAAAATACCTGGGCAGTAGATTTATCCAGTGAAATGCTATCAGAAGCAGATATAAAGCTTAGGAACAGTGGATTAAAGGTAAACTTTATATGTCAAGACATAACTAATTTCGAGTTAAACAGGAAATTCAATCTCATAACTTGCTGTCTCGATTCCACAAACTATATATTAAAAGAATCAGATTTACAAAGTTACTTTAAAAGTGTCTTTAATCATTTGGAAAACAATGGAATATTTCTGTTTGATATAAATTCCTATTACAAAATTACAAATATACTAGGTAACAATACCTATACTTACGACGATGAAGATATTACCTATATGTGGGAAAATTATTTGGAAGATGACATTGTGGACATGTACCTCACATTTTTTATACGTCATGAAGATTTTTATAAACGATTTGATGAAAACCACCGTGAAAGGGCTTATACTTGCGAATATATAGAATCCACATTGAAAAACTGTGGATTTAAAATTATAAATAAATTGGACAACTACAGTGATAAAACTGTAACTGATGTTTCTGAAAGAATATCATATATAGTAACTAAACTTTAATACACGTATGATTAGGAGATGGAAATTAAATGATAGATAAATTAATAAGAGCTACAGCTAAAGATGATAACATTCGAATAATAGCAGCCTCTACTACAAATCTAGTAAATGCAGCTGTTAAAATCCATGAATGTGCTCCTACAGCTGCAGCAGCCTTTGGGAGAATGCTCACGGCAGGAAGCCTTATGGGATCAATGTTAAAATCACCTAAAGATAGCTTATCCCTTATAATTTCAGGAGGCGGTAAAGCTAAAGGAATATCTGTAACTTCCTATGCCGACTGTCATGTAAAAGGATATATAGGAAATCCTTCTGCAGATCTTCCCCCAAATAGTAAGGGAAAACTAGACGTAGGTGGTATCATTGGAATTAATGGAAATTTAACTGTAATAAGAAATATGGGACTTAGAGAACCTTACTCCAGCAAAATTCCTATACAAACTGGAGAAATAGGAGATGATCTAGCCTACTACTTTACAGTTTCAGAGCAAACTCCATCTGCAGTAGCCCTTGGAGTTCTCGTAGATGTAGATTTAAGTATAAAGGCCTCAGGAGGATTCATAATTCAGATGCTTCCTGGAGCAGAAGATCTCCTTGCAGACTTAGTTACCTATAGGCTACAAGAACTTCCTCCTATATCAAATATGCTAGCTAAGGGCATGAGTATTTCACAAATATTAAATGATATTTTTAAGGATATGGGATTAAAGATATTAGATGAACTAACACCTACTTATAAATGTGATTGCTCAAGGGAAAGAGTTGAAAAAGCTCTTATAAGTATAGGTGCAAAAGATTTAGAGGAGATTTATAATGAAGGAAAAACTGAAGAATTAAAATGTAACTTTTGTAAGACATCTTATAAATTTACTCATGATCAAATAGGTGAAATACTTAAAAACTGCACAAAAAAATCCTGATATTAAATACAAATTATCTACATACTTAAACTTTTATATGTTATAATTTGCTTAAAAAACTAAAAACGTAGTTATGCTTACTATAAAAGACTAAAATTTATTGATTATAAATAAAATGGAAAGGATGATTTAAAATGGAAGCAAAATATGATCTTACAGATCCATACCAAATAGCAAAGTATATAAAAGAGGCTAAAAAATCTACTCCAGTCAAAGTTTACCTTAAAGGTGACATATCAAATTGTGATTTAGGCAGTATAGAAAATTATAATAGTGGTGATTTTTTCATTCTTTTTGGTGAAAGCGATGAAATATCAAAATTTTTAGAACAAAACAAAGATAAGATCAAGCAATTTAGAATAGAACAGGATAGAAGAAACTCAGCCATTCCCCTTGCTGATTTAACAAACATGAATGCCAGAATTGAACCTGGTGCTATTATAAGAGATAAAGTTAAAATAGACAAAAATGCAGTAGTAATGATGGGAGCAGTTATAAACATAGGTGCAGAAATAGGTGAAGGCACTATGATAGATATGAATGCAGTAGTAGGTGCTAGAGGAAAACTTGGTAAAAATGTTCACTTAGGTGCTGGAGCTGTAGTAGCTGGAGTTTTAGAACCACCTAGTAAATCACCTTGTGAGATAGGTGACAATGTACTTATAGGAGCTAACTCCGTAATCTTAGAAGGAGTAAAAATTGGAACTGGCTCTGTAATCGCAGCAGGTTCAGTAGTAACAGAAGATATACCTGAAGGAGTTGTAGCTGCTGGAAGCCCCGCAAAAATAGTAAAGTCAGTAGATGACAAAACTAAAGGTAAAACTAAAATTTTATCAGATTTAAGGAAATAATTTATATGGAAAATACAGGGTATAACCTTCTTAAATTTCAAGGACAAAGTCTATACCCTGTAAATAAGCATCAGGTGGAGTTTTGACTCCACCCGATGCCAAGAACTCTGTTTATGATATTCGCTTATCACCTATGTTATCCCCTAAGCTATTTTCATCTTCATTTTTAGGTTGTTCTTTTTCCTCTTCTTCGTTTTCTTCCTGCATTTTTTCTTTATCTCTGTTAACTTTTTCCATTTTAGATATAGAAACTTCATAAGCTATTTTCTTTACAGTTTCAGTATCTGATATCTTTTTTTGATATTCTCTACTCTGTAATCTTCCCCAAACCCTTATATTGTCACTTACTTTTAATGACTTACAAAACCTAGAATTTCTTCCCCAAGCAATGGTAGGTATGTAATCAGACTTATTATAAGCTCTGTTTACAGCTAGAAGCATATCTGAGATTTCTCTACCAAAGGGAGTTGTCCTATAAACTGGCTCCTTACATATAAATCCATCAAGAAAAATTTGATTTGGATTTTTACTCCTTTCAGTGCAAAAATCTATATTTCTTGCAAATACAGTTAATATCAATCTGTTTGCCCCATCCACAAATTTATTGTAGGACCTAAGCTGTCCTTCTATTATTACATCAGTTCCAACTTTGATATCCATTCCACCTATAAGTCTCTCTGAAATTGTAATGAATAGTATATCCTTACTTTCACTTAATCTAGGAACCTCAACATTAAAGGTGTAAAAACCCTCTCCATACATTTCGTGGCTAAATTGTAATTCTGAAGCTACTGTACCTTCAAGATAGATCTTATTGTTTAACATTAAATTGTCCATCATAAACCCCTCTTTCCCTTAGTTTTAAATGTTTCACTATCATATAGTTATTCATCAAAAAACAAAAATATACTTATAATTTAGCTTAAAGTCATAAATGTTTTATTTTTGATCAAATCATAAATGCACTTGTCTTCCATAAGACCTATAGTTATAGCTACTACAGCTGCGTAAAGTTCATCAATATCTTTGAGTGCCATATTAACTGGAATTTCCTGAGCCTCAATCACCCTTTTTCCCTCATATATAATATCTCTTTGGAGGCAATATACAAATCCGCTAGAATAGTCTAAGCTCGATATAGTAACCGTATTCTTACTTCCCAGTCCATAGGTTATGATGCAACCGGATATATCTACATTATTTTTCATTTTGCTTATTAAATCCATATTTATAAAACAATAATCTCCATCTAGAACTTTGTACCTTTCATTTATAGAATTTAGCACTACATAATTTACCCTTCTACTAACATCATTGTCTGTAAAAGTGGAGTAGTCTAAATTCATTAAATCAAAAAGCTCTACCAAATATTTCTTAAACTGGGCATTAGTTTCAATAATTTCTATAGATTGCATCTTTATTACCTCCTGTTAAAATATATGTTTTAAAATTATTTTAAACAGGATATGTTTTTTTTATACTATTTTCTAAATTGTAATCCAATCATTGATACTTGCCCTCATTGCCATTATAATACATATTTATTGTGTTTTTCAATAACTGTTTAATATAAGTCATATTAATTTCTCATCTGCTTTCCGTCATAGTCCATTTTATAGTTATCTTTGTATATCAAATCCCCTACCTTAACAAACTTGTATCCTTTTTCCTTTAAATTTACTATTACCCTTTCTAAATTAAGTGGTGTATACTTTGCACTATTATGAAATAATAATATAGAACCAGGTTTTGTACTTTTTATAACCCTGTTGTATTCAAGATCTGCCCCCTGCTCTTTCCAGTCTATACTATCTACATCCCATTGAATGCAGTAATATCCTGAATTCTTTACTGTATCTATTACATCATCATTATAAGATCCTTCAGGACATCTAAATAATTTTGTTCCACTTCCTGTTATGCTTCTTATTTTAGCTTCATTTATGTTTATATCTTCAATAATTTTATCTCTAGATATTTTCGTCATATTAGGGTGTCTATTTGAATGATTTCCTATCTCGTGTCCTTTAGTATATATCTCCTTTAGTTTATCGGGATTTTTATCAACCCAGTCCCCTACTACAAAGAATGTAGCTTTTATATTATGTTTATCCAGTACATTTAATATCTGATCAATGTATTCATCTCCTAGACTAACATCAAAGGTTATAGCAACTTTTTTATCTTTTGTGTCAACACAATAAATAGGTAATTTCCTATTTACTCTTGCAAATGCCCCTTCATATCTATAATTTGCAAATAATGATACGCCAATAGCTATAAGCAATAATATTGACACCATAAATATTTTTTTTATACATCTTGATTTCAATTTTTACCTCCACAATATATTTATTTCATAATTTTATATAGTATTTTATAACAACAAATATTACAAAATTTAAAAAATTTATTGTAGATATATTACATTCAAAAATATGCATTCAAATATTTTATACAACTATGCTATAATATACATATATATTATTTTAGTATTCTTAATTCAATGGAGAGGATTTTAAATGTTTGAAAATACTTTAGAACTAGCAGAAAATAAATTACTTCTGCTTTACATATTTAAAAAAATCAAGTTTCCTATTTCCAATAATCAAATAACCGAAGTCATACTGGAAAATGACTTCATAAATTATTTTACTCTTCAGCAATATTTAAATGAGCTTCTATCTTCTAATTTTATCAAGCAGATAGATTCTCAAAGTAACCATAAATTTATAATTACAAAAAAAGGCATAAAGGTGTTGTCCCTCTTCGGAAATAGGATTTCCAAAGATAAAATAGATATATTAGACAGCTATATAGACGAGCATTTTAATGACATAAAAAGTAAAATCTCAGTAAATGCCAACTATACAACTAAACATAAAAACAGTTTTATGGTAAATTTAAAAATATCGGAAAGTAATTCCACCTTAATGAACTTAAAGCTAAATGTGGACTCTAAAAAAACTGCCCAAAAACTATGTGAAAAGTGGGAAAAAAACTTTTCAGAAATTTATTATAAAATAGTTGAATTACTTATGGAAGATTAAGGATTTATTTCACAACCATACCTGTAGGCTCTCCACCTATAGGTATATATTTTTTATTTTCATCTTTTAAATTTACCTTTATCAATAAATTGTTATAATTATCCCCCACATATAAACTTCCCCTTCGTTTTAATACACTTGCAGGCATCCCCCCAACAATCAGCCTCTTTTTCTCCTTATAGTTATTTATATCCAAAACGCTTATTGTACCATCTCCAAAATTGGATACAAAACAATATCTACTGCTGCAGTATATGTCTACTGGCGAATTTCCCACAATAATTCTATTTATAATTTTATAGTTTTTAAGTGATAATATGGCTATACTTCCCCTAAACTCCGATCCTATATTGCTTTCACAGATAAGTATATGCTGTCCATCCACTGCAAACACAGCCTTAGTAGGATAGCATCCTACTCTTATGTTAGCTATAGGTTCATTTTTTTTGCAGTCTATTAAGGTTATGCTATCATCTTCCATATTAGATATTACAAGCAGCTTTCTTTCCTTATTCAAACATATGCTATAAGGAAGATTTCCACAGGGAACTTCTTCAACTACTCTTCTCATATTAAGATCAAAAACAAGCAGGCTATTTAAATCACTGCATATTATATATGCATTATTTTTATAGGTAATAATATCATTGCAGCATGCCCCAACATAATAACTTTCTTCCTGAATTTCATTTTTTATATCTATTATAGATATGCTGTTATTATATTTGTTTGCTGTTATAAGTTTAGAATCATTTAAACATAACCCATGGGGTCCAACTCTATAGGTCATGTCCTCAGATTTTAAATGTATTCTAGTTTCTTCATGAAAATCATCTAAATTCACCTTTGATACTGTATCAGAAGAAGTGCTACATATATAAAGATACTCCAACACACCATCGCCCCCTTACAACTATAATATGAAGGTTAGCTAAAATAGGTAATACTAATTAATTATTTTATTTTGTTGTATATTAACTTTATATTCTATATAATTATTTTGTTAATACATTATTTTATATGAAACAAGGTGATGAAATGTACAGTTATGTAACAAAAGGAGTTTGTTCAAGTCAAATAAATTTTGATGTTGTAGAAAACAAAATTAGAAATGTAAATTTTGTAGGAGGATGTAATGGGAACTTACAAGGTATATCAAAATTAGTTGAAGGAATGGATGTAGCTGAAGCTGTGGAAAAATTAGAAGGAATTTCCTGCAGTGGAAAAGGAACTTCCTGTCCCGATCAATTTGCAACTGCCCTTAAAAAATTAGTTTTAAGCCGTAAGTAAAAAAATTTATTTAACATATAGATCTTCTAATTAGAAAGTTCACTTATACCAGCCATATACTAACAAATTTCATTACACTAAAAACTTTTAATAAGTCTAAATCTTGGTATTTTGAAAACCTAAAGGTACTTAGATAAACTCGTACCTCAAACACATCTAAGTACCTAAGGTTTTCTAAAATACCAAGCTAAGACTTATTTATAAAAGTTTTTAAATGTAATTTCAATTTTGTTAGTATATTTTATGTATAAGGTAAAATTTCAATTAGAAACTCAATGTAAATGGAAATAATATTTATGATTTATAGGTTTTGTACAAAAATAAACTTATGCGTAGAAATATTTTACAATAAGCAAGTACATTTAAATATTTTGTATATAAGTCTTAGCAGAAAATTTGTAAAAAAACTTAGGACTTTTGAATTGTCTGAGGTACGAGTTTTCAAAAGTCCTTAGCTTTTTTAAACTGTCTGTTTAGACTTATCAAAATATTTAACCGTACTTGTGGTTGTAAAATATTCGAAGCATAAGTTTATTTTTAGTTAAAAGCCATAACTTCAAACTTATTTGATGTCATTGTGCTTTCTTATAATTTTTCTCATGTCGCCTATCATATAAAGGGAACCTGATATCAATAAGATATCATCTTCGCTGCAGTAGGAAAGTGCCTTTTCGTAAGCCTCTTCATAAGTATCCAAAGCTTCGCATTTGGAGTTATATTTTTCTATGACACCTTTTAACTCTTTTGAATTTTCAGCTCTTGTATTGTTTGGGGTAACGGCTATTACTCTCTCCGCTAAAGGAACAATAGTTTTTACCATTACTTCAACTTCTTTATCTGCCAATATACCCAATATAAGTATCATCTTATTGTAGTTAAAATAGGTGCATAAGTTTTTCCTCAGCATGGAAATTCCCTCTCTATTGTGTGCACCATCTATTACAACTAGCGGCTTACGGTGCATTACTTCAAGTCTTCCAATCCATTTCACATTAGAAAGTGCTTTTAATATAGTCTGCTTATCTATATCAAATCCATATCTAGACAATTCCTCTATAGCAAATAGGGCACAAGCACAATTTGTAAGCTGATGTCTACCTAAAAGGGATAATTTAATATGGTAATCTTCTTTTTTTGTATGTACCTTTATCTTTTGCACATATTCTTTGCTGTTATTGTCCACCTTTTCCTGATCTTCAGGCTCTACACAATCACAAGGAACCTTTATAAGTGTACTTCCCCTTTCACTGCATACCTTTTCTATAGCTTCTTCTGCCTCTTTCTCTTCAGGATAAAGTATTACAGGTATACCAGACTTAACTATTCCTGCCTTTTCATGAGCTATCTCAGCTAAGGTATTTCCTAGTATCTGCATGTGGTCATAGCTTATAGATGCAATTATGCTAAGCAATACTCCTCCATCTTCTTCTTTTGAAAATGGTGCCATAACATTTGTGGCATCAAGTCTTCCCCCAAGTCCCACTTCAACTACAGCTATATCAACTTTCTGCTCATAGAAATAATAGAACATAGTACAGGTAATTATCTCAAATTCGGTAGGGTTTTCATACCCGAGTTCAATAACCTTTTTAACAACTTCTGCTACCTTGGTTACTACCCTACTCAAATCATCCTTAGGTATATTGACACCATTTATCTGAATTCTCTCTTCAAACACTTCTAAATAAGGTGAAGTGTACATACCTACCTTAAATCCTGCTTCCATTAGTATTCTATTTATCATTGCCGTAATAGAACCTTTTCCATTGGTACCCGCTACATGTATTGTCTTTATTTTCTTCTGTGGGTTACCTAAAAGCTCTAACATCTTTTCTGTCCTATCAAGTCCATAGTTACTTCCAAATTTAGCAGTAGTTTCTATATACTCAACTGTTTCATCATAATTCATAGTAACACATCCCCACATTTTTTTATTTTATCCAACGACTGCGTCCCTAGATAAGTTCTTTTCCTAAATAATAACGTATTTTAAGTGCTAAAGGCACTAAAAATACTGTTAATAAGACTCTGATGGAGATAGAGGTATTCCTCTTAGCAAAACTCCACCTGAGTCTTAGAATTACTTGATATTCTGCAATCTTTCAATTACAGTATTCAGCATTTCTCTGTACTTATCTCCTTTTTCCCTTTCTGCATTTACCACAGCTTCCGGTGCCTTGGAAACAAATTTTTCATTTGAAAGTTTATTTTCTACTCTCTTTATTTCTGCCTCTAGTTTTTCCTTTTCCTTATTAAGTCTTTCAATTTCCTTATCCATATCTACTAGATCAAAAAGTGGAATAAATAATTCTGCTCCTCTAGTTACTGCTGATACTATATTTTTTGGTACATCATTTTTATCTTTTAAAAATTCAACTTCACTAGCAGAAGCTAATTTTTTGAAATAATCTTCTCCATTTTGAAAAGCTTCATATGCATCTTTTTCAGCTACATGAACCATGATTTTTGCTTTTCTGGAAAATGGTACATTCATTTCTGTTCTAATATTTCTTATTTCTCTAATAGCCTCTATAATATATTCCATATCTTTTTCTGCCTTTAAATCCTTCAGGCTTTCATCATATTCTGGCCATTTTGATATAGTTATAGATTCATACTCTGTATAAAGGTGAGTATATATTTCTTCAGTTATAAAAGGCATTACAGGATGTAATAGCTGCAAACTTGTAGATAATACATTGTTTAATACATTGTATGCTACACCCTTAGCTTTTTCATCCTCACCATACATAACAGGTTTAACAAGTTCTATATACCAATCACATAACTCTCCCCATATAAAATCATATAATTTCTGAGAAGCTATTCCAAGTTCAAATTTTTCTATGTTGTCTGTAACTTCTTTTACAAGAGTATTTAATTTAGACATTATCCATCTGTCTGCACCACTGTAATCTTTGCAGTCTTTATACTTACTCATCAAATCTTCATCTATGTTCATAAGTACAAATCTTGAAGCATTCCATATTTTATTTGCAAAATTTCTAGATGCTTCAACTCTTTCTGGATAATACCTTATGTCATTTCCTGGTGCATTTCCTGTAATAAGGGTAAATCTAAGAGCATCTGCCCCATACTCATCTATTACCTCTATTGGATCTACACCATTTCCAAGGGATTTTGACATTTTTCTTCCTTGAGAATCCCTTACAATACCATGTATAAGTACATTTTCAAAAGGAATATCATCCATACAGTAAAGACCTGAGAATATCATCCTTGCAACCCAGAAGAATATTATGTCGTATCCTGTAACAAGAGTATTGTTAGGGTAGAAGCATTTCAAATCCTCTGTCTTATCTGGCCATCCAAGTGTTGAGAAAGGCCATAATGCAGAACTAAACCAGGTATCCAGTACATCTTTATCCTGTTCTAAGTTAGTTGAACCACATT contains:
- a CDS encoding bifunctional folylpolyglutamate synthase/dihydrofolate synthase — translated: MNYDETVEYIETTAKFGSNYGLDRTEKMLELLGNPQKKIKTIHVAGTNGKGSITAMINRILMEAGFKVGMYTSPYLEVFEERIQINGVNIPKDDLSRVVTKVAEVVKKVIELGYENPTEFEIITCTMFYYFYEQKVDIAVVEVGLGGRLDATNVMAPFSKEEDGGVLLSIIASISYDHMQILGNTLAEIAHEKAGIVKSGIPVILYPEEKEAEEAIEKVCSERGSTLIKVPCDCVEPEDQEKVDNNSKEYVQKIKVHTKKEDYHIKLSLLGRHQLTNCACALFAIEELSRYGFDIDKQTILKALSNVKWIGRLEVMHRKPLVVIDGAHNREGISMLRKNLCTYFNYNKMILILGILADKEVEVMVKTIVPLAERVIAVTPNNTRAENSKELKGVIEKYNSKCEALDTYEEAYEKALSYCSEDDILLISGSLYMIGDMRKIIRKHNDIK
- a CDS encoding TIGR03905 family TSCPD domain-containing protein translates to MYSYVTKGVCSSQINFDVVENKIRNVNFVGGCNGNLQGISKLVEGMDVAEAVEKLEGISCSGKGTSCPDQFATALKKLVLSRK
- a CDS encoding YncE family protein, with the protein product MEYLYICSTSSDTVSKVNLDDFHEETRIHLKSEDMTYRVGPHGLCLNDSKLITANKYNNSISIIDIKNEIQEESYYVGACCNDIITYKNNAYIICSDLNSLLVFDLNMRRVVEEVPCGNLPYSICLNKERKLLVISNMEDDSITLIDCKKNEPIANIRVGCYPTKAVFAVDGQHILICESNIGSEFRGSIAILSLKNYKIINRIIVGNSPVDIYCSSRYCFVSNFGDGTISVLDINNYKEKKRLIVGGMPASVLKRRGSLYVGDNYNNLLIKVNLKDENKKYIPIGGEPTGMVVK
- a CDS encoding single-stranded DNA-binding protein, with the protein product MDNLMLNNKIYLEGTVASELQFSHEMYGEGFYTFNVEVPRLSESKDILFITISERLIGGMDIKVGTDVIIEGQLRSYNKFVDGANRLILTVFARNIDFCTERSKNPNQIFLDGFICKEPVYRTTPFGREISDMLLAVNRAYNKSDYIPTIAWGRNSRFCKSLKVSDNIRVWGRLQSREYQKKISDTETVKKIAYEVSISKMEKVNRDKEKMQEENEEEEKEQPKNEDENSLGDNIGDKRIS
- a CDS encoding DUF4364 family protein, which gives rise to MFENTLELAENKLLLLYIFKKIKFPISNNQITEVILENDFINYFTLQQYLNELLSSNFIKQIDSQSNHKFIITKKGIKVLSLFGNRISKDKIDILDSYIDEHFNDIKSKISVNANYTTKHKNSFMVNLKISESNSTLMNLKLNVDSKKTAQKLCEKWEKNFSEIYYKIVELLMED
- the dapD gene encoding 2,3,4,5-tetrahydropyridine-2,6-dicarboxylate N-acetyltransferase, with amino-acid sequence MEAKYDLTDPYQIAKYIKEAKKSTPVKVYLKGDISNCDLGSIENYNSGDFFILFGESDEISKFLEQNKDKIKQFRIEQDRRNSAIPLADLTNMNARIEPGAIIRDKVKIDKNAVVMMGAVINIGAEIGEGTMIDMNAVVGARGKLGKNVHLGAGAVVAGVLEPPSKSPCEIGDNVLIGANSVILEGVKIGTGSVIAAGSVVTEDIPEGVVAAGSPAKIVKSVDDKTKGKTKILSDLRK
- the pdaB gene encoding polysaccharide deacetylase family sporulation protein PdaB, which encodes MKSRCIKKIFMVSILLLIAIGVSLFANYRYEGAFARVNRKLPIYCVDTKDKKVAITFDVSLGDEYIDQILNVLDKHNIKATFFVVGDWVDKNPDKLKEIYTKGHEIGNHSNRHPNMTKISRDKIIEDININEAKIRSITGSGTKLFRCPEGSYNDDVIDTVKNSGYYCIQWDVDSIDWKEQGADLEYNRVIKSTKPGSILLFHNSAKYTPLNLERVIVNLKEKGYKFVKVGDLIYKDNYKMDYDGKQMRN